From Primulina huaijiensis isolate GDHJ02 chromosome 15, ASM1229523v2, whole genome shotgun sequence, one genomic window encodes:
- the LOC140958212 gene encoding WD repeat-containing protein 55 → MEIDLEKLPFDVDFHTSNDVLAAGLITGHLLLYRYAAESPPVRLLEINAHTESCRAVRFVNEGRAIVTGSPDCSILASDTETGSPITRLENSHGAAVNRIVNLTESTVASGDDEGCVKVWDTRQRSCCNSFHVHEEYISDMTYTSDSMKLLGTSGDGTLSVCNLRSNKVQTRSEFSEDELLSVVIVKNGRKVVCGTQTGTLLLYSWGFFKDCSDRFTDLSPNSVDALLKLDEDRVITGSENGIISLIGILPNRVIQPIAEHSEYPVERLAFSHDRKYLGSISHDQTLKLWDLDDLMQGSGNTTQNHSASTDSDSDGMDIEDSIPKSSKGTKRKNSSKTQNLRTSSNFFADL, encoded by the exons ATGGAGATTGATCTGGAAAAACTTCCGTTTGACGTGGATTTTCATACGTCGAATGACGTATTAGCCGCCGGTCTCATCACCGGCCACCTCCTTTT GTATCGTTACGCAGCCGAATCTCCTCCAGTAAG GCTGTTGGAAATCAATGCTCATACTGAATCATGTAGAGCTGTTCGTTTTGTTAATGAAGGGCGTG CTATCGTCACAGGTTCTCCAGATTGTTCCATTCTTGCCAGTGATACTGAAACGGGTTCACCCATTACTCGCCTAGAAAATTCTCATGG GGCTGCTGTAAATCGAATAGTTAACTTGACTGAGTCCACCGTTGCATCTGGAGATGATGAAGGTTGTGTGAAG GTATGGGACACCAGGCAACGTTCTTGCTGCAACTCTTTCCATGTTCATGAAGAATACATTTCTGATATGACGTATACATCTGATTCAATGAAATTACTAGGAACGAG TGGAGATGGCACACTATCAGTTTGCAATTTAAGAAGCAACAAG GTTCAAACAAGATCAGAGTTCTCTGAGGATGAACTGCTTTCTGTTGTGATTGTGAAG AATGGTCGAAAGGTTGTATGTGGGACACAAACTGGAACTCTACTGTTGTACTCGTGGGGATTTTTCAAGGACTGCAG TGACCGTTTTACAGATCTTTCTCCTAACTCTGTAGATGCCCTGCTGAAG CTTGATGAAGATAGAGTAATAACTGGTTCCGAGAATGGAATTATTAG TTTGATCGGTATATTACCCAACAGAGTGATTCAGCCAATCGCCGAACATTCCGAGTATCCCGTGGAACGGCTTG CGTTTTCCCATGATAGAAAATATCTTGGTAGCATATCGCATGATCAGACGTTAAAG CTGTGGGATCTGGATGATTTGATGCAAGGGTCTGGAAATACCACCCAGAATCATTCTGCTAGTACAGATAGCGATAGTGATGGCATGGATATCGAGGATAGCATTCCGAAATCTTCTAAAG GAACGAAGAGGAAAAATAGCAGCAAAACGCAGAATCTAAGGACATCAAGCAATTTCTTCGCAGATCTATAG
- the LOC140959782 gene encoding uncharacterized protein, translating into MAENIALPLLLPNPPPPKPFFNDSHPHSSAVVRGPPPQTLTPLLTELLHQNPSTSSTSPVPPNSLNLPSSVPRPRYRIGKHRDANKGKPWFLHHHLSHQGELTLRSLTDHEFNIQNLDQVLVTLLDSHTRQNGFSEVFMGDFSSDVLCIIKALGYHRKCDLALSVFVWIKKRCDSKDLIKGSVVAVIISMLGKEGRVLEAASLLYELQKDGFGIDVYAYTSMISVYARNGRYREAVMIFKKMEEEGCKPTLITYNVILNVYGKMGMPWNKIVTVFEGMKSSGVVPDSYTYNTVISCCRRGSLYEEAKGTFEEMKLAGFVPDQVTYNTLLDVYGKSRRPKDAVEILREMEFNGFSPSIVTYNSLISAYSRYGLLEEAIELKAQMLEKGIMPDVFTYTTLLSGFEKAGKDESAFRVFEEMRSSGCKPNICTFNALIKMYGNRGKFTEMMKIFDDIKECGCTADIVTWNTLLAVFGQNGMDTEVSGVFKEMKRSGFVAERDTFNTLISAYSRCGFFDQSMAIYKRMLEAGVAPDLSTYNAVLAALARGGLWKQSEKVFAEMKDRQCKPNELTYCSLLHAYSNGKEIEKVHNLAKDICLGAIEPHAVLLKTLVLVYSKSDLLKETEQAFLELRNRGFSPDITTLNSMVSIYGRRQMIDKANRILSFLETRGFTHSLTTYNSLMYMYSRSVNFVKSEEILRDMLSKGMKPDIISYNTVIYAYCRNGRMRDASRVFLEMRKSDLIPDVITYNTFVSSYAGEAMFVEAINVIRYMIKQKCKPNESTYNSIVDWYCKLSRRDEAINFVSNLRALNPHVSTEEEFRLSERLKMK; encoded by the coding sequence ATGGCAGAAAACATAGCTCTCCCGCTTCTCCTCCCAAACCCACCACCGCCAAAACCCTTCTTCAACGACTCCCACCCCCACTCCTCCGCCGTCGTACGAGGACCCCCTCCGCAGACGTTGACTCCTCTTCTCACAGAATTGCTCCACCAGAATCCATCAACCTCCTCCACTTCCCCCGTACCACCTAATTCTCTGAACCTGCCTTCCTCCGTCCCCAGACCACGATATCGCATTGGCAAGCACCGCGACGCGAACAAGGGAAAACCCTGGTTCCTCCACCACCACCTCTCCCATCAAGGTGAGCTTACACTTCGATCCCTTACTGACCATGAATTCAACATTCAAAACCTTGACCAGGTGTTAGTTACTTTGCTTGATTCCCATACGCGACAGAATGGATTTTCGGAAGTGTTTATGGGAGATTTTTCGTCTGATGTTTTGTGTATAATTAAGGCACTTGGGTACCATAGAAAATGTGACCTGGCTTTAAGTGTGTTTGTGTGGATTAAGAAACGTTGTGATTCGAAAGATTTAATAAAAGGGTCTGTTGTGGCTGTGATCATTAGTATGTTAGGCAAAGAAGGTCGGGTTTTGGAAGCGGCTTCTTTGCTTTATGAATTGCAGAAAGATGGATTTGGAATCGATGTTTATGCTTATACATCTATGATATCAGTTTATGCAAGGAATGGTAGGTACAGGGAAGCTGTGatgattttcaagaaaatggagGAGGAAGGGTGCAAACCTACTCTAATCACATATAATGTGATTTTGAATGTATATGGGAAAATGGGCATGCCTTGGAATAAGATCGTGACAGTTTTTGAAGGAATGAAGAGTTCGGGTGTTGTTCCTGATTCTTATACGTACAACACTGTCATAAGTTGTTGTAGACGGGGATCTTTGTACGAGGAAGCAAAAGGGACTTTTGAAGAGATGAAATTGGCTGGATTTGTGCCAGATCAAGTTACATATAATACACTACTTGATGTTTATGGTAAGTCCAGGAGACCCAAGGACGCAGTGGAAATTTTGAGGGAGATGGAGTTTAATGGGTTTTCCCCAAGCATTGTGACGTACAATTCTCTCATTTCTGCTTATTCCAGGTACGGTTTGTTGGAGGAGGCTATAGAGCTAAAAGCTCAGATGCTCGAGAAAGGGATTATGCCAGATGTGTTCACATATACTACTTTATTGTCAGGATTTGAGAAGGCAGGGAAGGATGAGTCGGCATTTAGGGTGTTTGAGGAGATGCGGAGTTCAGGTTGTAAGCCAAATATATGCACTTTCAATGCACTGATTAAAATGTATGGAAACCGAGGAAAATTTACGGAAATGATGAAGATATTTGATGATATAAAGGAGTGTGGATGTACCGCGGATATTGTTACGTGGAACACCCTTTTGGCTGTGTTTGGGCAGAATGGGATGGATACCGAAGTGTCGGGTGTGTTCAAAGAAATGAAAAGATCGGGTTTTGTGGCGGAGAGGGACACTTTTAACACCTTGATCAGTGCTTATAGTAGGTGTGGATTCTTCGACCAGTCCATGGCCATCTACAAGCGAATGTTAGAAGCAGGGGTAGCTCCTGATCTTTCCACTTATAATGCCGTTTTGGCAGCTCTGGCTCGGGGAGGACTGTGGAAACAATCTGAAAAGGTCTTTGCTGAAATGAAAGATAGGCAGTGCAAACCTAATGAGCTGACTTATTGTTCTTTGCTGCATGCTTACTCTAATGGGAAAGAAATTGAGAAGGTACATAATCTTGCCAAAGACATATGTTTGGGTGCAATTGAACCTCATGCTGTGCTCTTGAAAACACTCGTTCTAGTATATAGCAAGAGTGACCTGTTGAAGGAAACTGAACAAGCTTTTCTAGAGCTTAGAAACAGAGGTTTTTCTCCAGATATCACCACATTAAATTCCATGGTTTCCATATATGGCAGAAGACAAATGATTGATAAGGCCAACAGAATTTTGAGCTTTCTGGAGACAAGAGGGTTCACACATAGTTTGACAACTTACAACAGCTTGATGTACATGTATAGTCGATCCGTAAATTTTGTGAAATCTGAAGAAATACTAAGGGATATGTTGTCAAAAGGAATGAAACCGGATATCATTTCATACAATACGGTAATATATGCATATTGCAGGAATGGGAGAATGAGAGATGCATCACGGGTTTTTCTTGAAATGAGGAAATCTGATCTCATCCCCGATGTTATCACATACAATACTTTTGTTTCAAGTTATGCAGGCGAGGCAATGTTTGTCGAGGCCATCAATGTGATCCGGTATATGATCAAGCAGAAGTGCAAACCAAATGAGAG